From Scatophagus argus isolate fScaArg1 chromosome 2, fScaArg1.pri, whole genome shotgun sequence, a single genomic window includes:
- the cdk2ap2 gene encoding cyclin-dependent kinase 2-associated protein 2, with protein sequence MSYKPIAPAPSGSNHTPPGSSVPSPSLPSSSNFRPAFSDFGPPSMGFVQPVKVSQGSTYSELLSVIEEMSREIRPTYAGSKSAMERLKRGIIHARALVRECLAETERSART encoded by the exons ATGAGTTACAAACCAATTGCTCCAGCGCCGTCTGGCTCCAACCACACACCACCAG GCTCCTCTGTgccctctccatctctgccctCGTCTTCCAACTTTAGGCCAGCTTTCAGCGACTTTGGCCCACCCTCCATGGGCTTTGTTCAG CCTGTCAAAGTGTCTCAAGGGTCCACCTACAGTGAGCTTCTGTCTGTCATTGAGGAAATGAGCCGTGAGATCAGGCCTACATACGCTGGCAGCAAGAGTGCTATGGAGAGGCTAAAGAGAG GTATAATCCATGCCCGTGCACTGGTCAGGGAATGTCTTGCAGAAACGGAGAGAAGTGCCCGCACATAA
- the LOC124072635 gene encoding AH receptor-interacting protein isoform X2, whose amino-acid sequence MGGRSKPMELILGKKFKLAVWERVIITMRKGEISEFTCDTKHTALYPLVSQSLRNISAGKDPLEGQRHCCGIAQIHSHHSLGHKDLDELQASPLPLVFAIELLEVLPPGSFQLDVWAMTDEEKLEFVPQIHEEGNMLFKQGKIQEATEKYYNGIACLKNLQMKEHPGDEAWVKLDHMITPLLLNYCQCKLLQGQYYEVIEHCTSVLFKYEDNVKAFYKRAKAHAAVWNEREARADFAKVLELDPSLEPSVTKELRIMEEKIRSKDKEEKSRYKGLFNTPPATATTG is encoded by the exons ATGGGGGGCCGCAGCAAACCCATGGAGCTCATCTTGGGCAAGAAGTTTAAGCTAGCTGTGTGGGAGAGAGTGATCATCACTATGAGAAAAGGCGAAATTTCAGAATTTACCTGCGACACTAAG CACACAGCATTGTACCCACTCGTGTCCCAGTCCCTGAGAAACATCAGTGCTGGTAAGGACCCCCTGGAAGGCCAGAGACATTGCTGTGGCATTGCCCAGATCCATTCCCACCACTCTCTAGGGCACAAGGACCTGGATGAGCTTCAGGCCAGTCCGCTGCCTCTTGTCTTTGCTATTGAGCTGCTGGAG GTCCTGCCTCCAGGATCGTTCCAGCTGGATGTGTGGGCTatgacagatgaagagaaacTCGAGTTTGTGCCTCAGATCCATGAGGAGGGCAACATGCTTTTCAAACAAGGAAAAATTCAGGAAGCCACTGAGAAGTACTACAATGGCATCGCCTGTCTCAAAAATCTACAGATGAAG GAACATCCAGGAGATGAAGCATGGGTAAAGTTGGACCATATGATCACACCACTGCTCCTCAACTACTGCCAGTGCAAGCTGCTTCAGGGCCAGTACTATGAAGTCATCGAACACTGCACATCTGTGCTCTTCAAATATGAGG ATAATGTGAAGGCCTTCTACAAGCGAGCTAAGGCCCATGCCGCAGTGTGGAATGAGAGAGAGGCTCGGGCGGACTTCGCTAAGGTGTTGGAACTGGACCCTTCTCTGGAACCATCTGTTACCAAGGAGCTGAGGATCATGGAGGAGAAGATTCGATCCAaagacaaggaggaaaaaagtcGCTACAAAGGCCTATTCAACACACCACCTGCCACTGCCACAACG GGTTGA
- the LOC124072635 gene encoding AH receptor-interacting protein isoform X1, with product MEEEARKLLEEGIRKKLISPGKGELSSFPNGTKVVFHYRTSLCDGKVLDDSRTMGGRSKPMELILGKKFKLAVWERVIITMRKGEISEFTCDTKHTALYPLVSQSLRNISAGKDPLEGQRHCCGIAQIHSHHSLGHKDLDELQASPLPLVFAIELLEVLPPGSFQLDVWAMTDEEKLEFVPQIHEEGNMLFKQGKIQEATEKYYNGIACLKNLQMKEHPGDEAWVKLDHMITPLLLNYCQCKLLQGQYYEVIEHCTSVLFKYEDNVKAFYKRAKAHAAVWNEREARADFAKVLELDPSLEPSVTKELRIMEEKIRSKDKEEKSRYKGLFNTPPATATTG from the exons atggaggaagaggcaCGCAAGCTTCTTGAAGAAGGAATAAGAAAGAAATTGATTAGCCCGGGTAAAGGAGAGCTGTCGTCCTTTCCCAATGGAACAAAG GTTGTATTCCATTACCGCACCAGCCTGTGCGATGGGAAAGTCCTGGATGACTCCAGGACCATGGGGGGCCGCAGCAAACCCATGGAGCTCATCTTGGGCAAGAAGTTTAAGCTAGCTGTGTGGGAGAGAGTGATCATCACTATGAGAAAAGGCGAAATTTCAGAATTTACCTGCGACACTAAG CACACAGCATTGTACCCACTCGTGTCCCAGTCCCTGAGAAACATCAGTGCTGGTAAGGACCCCCTGGAAGGCCAGAGACATTGCTGTGGCATTGCCCAGATCCATTCCCACCACTCTCTAGGGCACAAGGACCTGGATGAGCTTCAGGCCAGTCCGCTGCCTCTTGTCTTTGCTATTGAGCTGCTGGAG GTCCTGCCTCCAGGATCGTTCCAGCTGGATGTGTGGGCTatgacagatgaagagaaacTCGAGTTTGTGCCTCAGATCCATGAGGAGGGCAACATGCTTTTCAAACAAGGAAAAATTCAGGAAGCCACTGAGAAGTACTACAATGGCATCGCCTGTCTCAAAAATCTACAGATGAAG GAACATCCAGGAGATGAAGCATGGGTAAAGTTGGACCATATGATCACACCACTGCTCCTCAACTACTGCCAGTGCAAGCTGCTTCAGGGCCAGTACTATGAAGTCATCGAACACTGCACATCTGTGCTCTTCAAATATGAGG ATAATGTGAAGGCCTTCTACAAGCGAGCTAAGGCCCATGCCGCAGTGTGGAATGAGAGAGAGGCTCGGGCGGACTTCGCTAAGGTGTTGGAACTGGACCCTTCTCTGGAACCATCTGTTACCAAGGAGCTGAGGATCATGGAGGAGAAGATTCGATCCAaagacaaggaggaaaaaagtcGCTACAAAGGCCTATTCAACACACCACCTGCCACTGCCACAACG GGTTGA
- the tmem134 gene encoding transmembrane protein 134, whose amino-acid sequence MATQFSIDDAFVLEGDEEGAVSDGETEGWKGKDKDRDGGEMTFGPLTFSKPQTHPSPATVGSLEHSNLKYQNLENEDALGSSGNSSFNNFFKISDPATLSYCSSQWSFSTLSSVTQLSAHCCGWVSHPLVKKNRRVVFASFLLLVTGVALIFTGVVIQLNPNAGVSSAIFFVPGFLLFIPGVYHVIYISCAVRGRRGFKLFYLPYFEK is encoded by the exons ATGGCAACGCAATTTAGTATCGATGATGCATTTGTACTGGAAGGAGACGAGGAGGGAGCCGTGTCCgacggagagacagaggggTGGAAGGGAAAAGACAAGGACAGGGATGGAGGAGAGATGACATTTGGTCCTTTAACTTTCTCCAAACCTCAGACTCATCCCTCGCCTGCTACTGTGGGCTCCCTTGAACACAGTAACCTGAAGTATCAG AATCTGGAAAATGAGGATGCCTTGGGCAGCAGTGGCAATTCCTCTTTCAATAACTTCTTCAAAATCAG TGACCCTGCAACGCTGTCTTACTGCAGCTCCCAGTGGTCTTTCAGCACCTTGAGTTCTGTCACGCAACTTTCTGCACACTGCTGTGG GTGGGTGTCCCATCCGCTGGTGAAGAAAAATAGAAGAGTTGTCTTTGCTTCATTCCTTCTCCTTGTCACTGGAGTTG cTCTTATTTTCACAGGTGTTGTCATACAGCTGAATCCAAATGCAg GCGTTTCAAGTGCTATTTTCTTTGTGCCTGGATTTCTGCTCTTCATCCCTGGAG TGTACCATGTGATATACATCAGCTGTGCTGTCCGTGGAAGAAGAGGGTTCAAATTGTTCTACCTACCTTactttgaaaaatga